The Henningerozyma blattae CBS 6284 chromosome 6, complete genome genomic interval AGTCCTTGTTCCAGGGAGTATATGTTCAAATTTTTGATGTGCTAATTACTTTATATACAAATGTTATACTATATAGGAACTTctattttgataaaaacTTAGTGGTAAAATTACTATAAAAATTCTCttcttaaatataatttaatattttttttaaatagccaataatattaattctaaagCTTGGAttcaatttataaaaagaattgCAAAATACctataaaacaaaaagaagaGGAATAgctttaaattaaattgaaagtTTTTTGTCAAGTTAGCTAAGTTCTTCCAAATCCTAAAACACTTGCTGCCTCTTCAATCTGTTGAAGGAATAATTGTCTAGTTTGaggaatatattttacttGATTTAAGAATAGTAGAATATTCTTTCCGTCCCCATTCcaataaatatcaaatataaattctgCGATACAAGTTAGATTTTCCTCTCTTGTAGCAAATGGAAacttaataaattcaattttttccctaattttctttttcagtTGATCAATAATTTGTCttcttgttttaaattctgAGTAATAAGGTATTTTTGGCGGTGAAAATTTCTTGagacaaataatataatctGGATATACTTTAACATTAGTTGGATCCATAGGTCTTTTAAGGACATTACTATTTTCCTCAGAAGCTTTGGCTTCAGAGTTTGTACTAGTTTTAATTTCGCttatattttcatctttattcacttctattttaattgcATTTAAAGGTTCATGTGATTCCCAAGAggtattaataatactaccACCAACTAATCTGCCTTTGagaaatttatataatttcaatgCATCCTTACTTTCTTTGCATGATATATAGCCAAAAAAGGTTAAGGGATCTTGAATATAGGatgtaattattatatctttcacatcaattttttcttgcaCTGTCAAATACTTCAAAAACTCCGGATTGCAAACAACGCTTagattttctaaatatacCCTTAGTTTTGCTGGTGATGATGCGTTtgctaatttttctaaagtCTTAGGgaaagatattaaatctACAGTTAATGTTTTCCCTTCGAATTCACAGTCTTTTAATTTACCGAATGTTACTGTAGAATCATTCAAATCattgaattttataaatactTCTCTTAAATTTGTGGTTTTATCTTGTGTCTTAACAATTATATCTTTCTTATCTACCGATTTTGGCATAAACCGTAAAATATCCTTTTTCAGTATATaatttggtaaatttgaaatatggATAGTGTTTTTAATGGGTGTTAATTTGGGTTCAATAGTCAAATTATGTCTAATTTCATTAGGAACGGGATTTTTAACTATATTTtgttcaaattttaaatttcttataattttattaaaatggaTATTACAGTAAATCACGTCATTCAAAAACTTTTGACCATTTGATTGTTCAATTGCATTTTTTGCATCTGTTTCTTtcttaaagaaaataaaaccaatttttttttcaaattcaatcttacatgaaataattttaccaaattttttaaaataatcataaaaGAATCTTGTTGTTAGCAAAGGATTTTCTGTTGGTAAGTTCTTAAAAAATACATTTGTTCCGAAATTCTGTAGAGATGTTTTATCTCTAATTGATggcataataataatttcttttttattattaaagatattttttttgtaacagttttcatcaattatcttttcaatttcaaaattatccttaaaatttaaataccCATATCCTAAAGAGTTTTGAGTCTTGGAATCTTTACATAGCTTAGAAGAAACAAATGaaacatattttttaaaataagtGTTCAAATCTTTCTCAGTTATTATTGAATCTAggttttttataaatagaGCTGTACATTTCTCAAaatttgttatatttttcatttttataacgttattggaattatcaatattcttattatcaattttaacaaaattatcaaaGCTGCCAATTGAAAGTGTGTTTGAATTCGAATTCGAATCAGAATCCGTTTTGGAGTGTGTATTGGTATCTAACgtatattttgaattgatACCAGTGTTATCACTATTCGTATTTGAATATGAACTGGAGAGTGTATTGGTATTTGAACTTGAGAAATTATGTGGAACTGAAGTTAGTGTTccattctttaataatttatttttaatctttgtAGAATGCCAATTGTTCGAATCTATCCAATTGTTTTCGTTTAAATTTTGGccaattaaataatcagTTTTCTCGTAAATATCTTCAAGGATAAAGCTATTTGGATTCTCagttttataattatttttaaaatattcataatttttccttttatGGGAGctatcattatcaaatttgGAGAATTTTTGACTATAGTTAAAACCGTTTTTGAAATCTTGagaattaatttgattCGTAAAGGGTTCTACGTTAAATGTATCATTATTCAAATGTTCAAAATTTGATTGATATGAATTATTTCGTCCGGAATTAACATTGAAAGGAATATTTTTCAGAATTTCCTCTTCaccattatttttgtttttcttagaagaaaaatatttctttttttcatttggatCAAACATTGTCTTTCAAAATCTAagattaattattttattgtatgtattttattttttttaaatgttcCAAGAAAACAAAGAGAATGGTTATTTTGCACTTCAGATAATTATATgcaaatttaaaaactgTTTTATCGATAatgattattaatatatgatAGACTGAAGTCTCAAAATCTTAAAtgtttgaatattttatgGAAAGaagtaaatattatttttttcttttgtgtCACTTGGTAAAAAATGAGGGAAAAAAAGgggaaaataaatatatataaaaaaagagagTATGAAAAGAGGTGTCATTAAACAGAAAAgccagaaaaaaaaatacttctATCGCCattgtaaaatttttaacaatAGTAAGTAATCGTGCTACCGTTTAAAATATGATGTTCTATTTACTTATGTGCTTATATACCTCCAAGCTTATAggtataatattttagtaGTGTAGGCATAATTATCAAGGGTATTGGTAGAAATCttcaaatctttaattatGAGACACAATCTAACAACAAGATTTTAAggatataaaaataaaaatacaggAGAGCTATTGAACCACAAACTTTTGAGGagttcaaaaaaataaaaaataatagaacaATTGGTGTAAAAATGgttttatttctaaatacTGATCCACCTTCTTGATTTAAAGGTATAAATGCGTGTAGTTGTAACACTAGTAATTATCATACCTGTATAGTTTGAGAAAAAAACAGAATTTTAAGGgcttaaattattagaaagtacttaaatcaaaaatacttagtttttcttttatatataagtaATAACATTAGCCTTATACTGACTGGTATCATgtttgatatttattattatttaaattacaaGATATATCGTAGTCACCTGGTAAgttattcaatatttgttaaatctAATTGAATTACTATACCGTAGTTTAGCATTGatttattgttttaattgtaTGGCGATGTATCTCTTTCCCTTTATCATCGGACTCTAATCTCTAGAGAAGAGCTGTAATATCAGGAGAACCAGATTGAATAACATTTAAGGTATGGTGGAATAGTGATTGGGAACGGTGATCAATTTGCCCATTCTTATCTTGTGAAATAGTGTCTTCTAATGTAAGattattgttaatatttattagacTATAGACAGCTATTTCAGCttcatattattcaatacACTTATGTGATTTGTAGTCTGAATATTGTGAGAAACATTTTATACAAATATCGTACTTAATAAATCTGctaatgaatatattccTGGTAATGAATCTCGGACCGTTTACCttaatttttccatttcaCTGGTTAGTATTTCTAGTTCAAGTGCGAATTGtggatattttaataactttctaaaattttgaatggtttttcagtttttgagatattcaaaattagcACAGAAGAATTCTGTCATTCACTTGGGTGAACTGATTCACGATAAGTTTGTGTATCAAGTGTGAAGTTTATTTGATCATTACtgaatttatttaagaTTTGAATGTATGGTGTAATTCTATTTGCCATTTCTTCTGAGAATTTGGAATTTTCTATTGTATCGGTGTTTGcttcttcaataaataGTTTCTTAATTTGCTCTGAAGACAAGGGTAATTTCCCAATTGAGTCTTTAAATCTTAATATGCCATTGAGAATGATCACCGGCAATATATATTGTGGTTTTGATCCGAATGTTGCTTCTATCTGCAACATTGTTCTTTCATAACATTTTGATAGGTCCTCACATTTTTCTTCTCCATTTATCAGTTTGTAGGTTGATGAAAAGTCTTCAGcctttattttcattgaaTTATTGGCATTTCTATCTCTAATCCATTGAACTTTTTCAATACAACTTTTGTTTTCAACACTTTTCTTCACATACTCATCTTCTTCTACTGTTCTCATCAATGCTTCTTTGACTTTCCTTTCTAGAATTTTTCTAATCAGCTTTGTGTCTTTAAATCTTGGGCTTGGTTTTTGATTTTCGAGTACTATTTTTACGATTGGAATAAACTCAATTAATTCCTCAATGGAATTATTCCATCTTTCAAAGTTGTTATCATTTTTGCCTAAAGGAGTTAAGCTTTGCAATGCTTCATTCACTTTGTATTTTTTGGAGGGCTTTATTACATTCATCAGTAATTGTTGGGTTGTAATCCTTCTCACCGTAGTAATTTCAGAGTTGAGTAAATACATCAGGTGTAGATGGTgacataataatatctcCATCTTTgtctaatttatttttattttctcgTATAATATTCATCTTTAAGTGTTCTGACAATTTACAACTAGTGGATTAGAGTATTATAGATCTCCTAACTTAATGTCCAGGGCTCATAACctgttttaattaaaaaccGAACTGTATCTCTTACTGCTAACACaaataaaactaaattAAATGACTTCTTAATTATTGATTCAGGCGCTAACCAATGCATTATTTGTAACAAAAATCTACTCTCAAATATTAGGCCCATacaattagaaataaatgGAGTAGATGACCATAATACCATTATAGGGACACATATAGGAAATTTAACAATTCAACTGGAACATAACGAAATAATTGTCATCAATGATGCGGTATTTGTCCCAGAAGCGCGTTGCAACTTGCTTGCTACTAATGCACTTACCCGATTAGGATACACATTAATGCAAGATGAAGCAAACTACTGGATGATATTGAACAATCAAACACAAACGTCAATAGGTgcaaatttatcaaataactTATATATCTGCACTTTGCCTATTATGATAGACTACTGCTTCACAGCGCCAACTATCCCTAAATATATGGATCTTGAAGTATTCTCTGCTAAAGTGAACCGCTATTCTAACTTGGGCAAATTCATAGCAAATGAAGACTTTGTTCCAACATCAGACACTGCCGCACTTTTGAATAGGATAAATTGACCATTACACACGGCACTTAATTACCATATAATGTTAGGTCATGTACCAATATGCACCATTCGAAAACtaatcaaatcaaaaatgATTCCTCCTATTGATgtatcaataaaaatagttgCCCAAATTGATAACTGTCAAGAATGTACCATTGCTAAAGCCCTATCTATCCCTCGCAATAATCACACAATAATACTGCAACTAGAAAGTTAGAGAGATAACATATGGATCTAATAGGTCCTTATCTAATTCAAGGCAAAAATACTAACTTCATTGTAATTCGAGATGAATTCACTGGTTATATATGAATAGATAACATACCAAGAAAAACTGATGAGGCTACCCTGACATACTTTAGCCAACTACATTCCCACCTTATGAATTCCCTAACGACCCCGTCTCTGAAATTTGGTGTGATCAAGGAACAGAATTtcataatatcatttgGGATAACTATCTGAAATCAGCAGGAATATCTAGAAAGCCACTACCACCATATTaaccaaataaaaatggtCTTGTTGAGAAATCAAATGGTATTATCAAGAAAAAGGCCAACGTTATACTCCTACCCACAAACACAACTTACTCTCAGTTTCTACTCGATTATGCCCTCAAATATGCAGTCATCCTACATAACATCGTACCAGACTCGAAACATGATAAATCACATTTCCAACTACTTCATAATACCCAACCCAAACTCCAATTCTTACTTAAATTTGGCTCCGATGCAATAGCAAAAGCACTTCCATTAAAAATCCGTAAGAATACTACCTCACTTCCAGTAATACCTTTAATTATCATTGGACAAGGTTCTGATAGTAATACATATTTGGTAATGGCTAAAGATGATTTTAAATGTACATCTTATATGATGTATGATATCACGCCTCTCGGTACCTATAATTACATAAGGACCATGGCTAAGAAGATAGGTGCTGACAATCATCAGATGGAATGTGGAAATGGACCCAACTCCAATAAATCCACGGCTGATGATAAACAACCTAGATCATTTCCTCCATACAGACGTACCACCCTTGAGAACTCATCTACCTATAACAAACCCACATCTAATGTCCCAACAGTACAAAAGGATCACTCATTCAACCCCCCAGTCTTTCCATCCAATACTACAAACACAGGGACAGGCGAAAATCTCAAAGGTACCATTAACACTTCCACGGGTCTATAGTCTTCGGTTAGAACTCTAAAGATTTCAGAACAAACTTAACCTCCATACTCTGATAAAGAATCCACTATGTTAAGTATCCATCATACTGATGAACATCAACTAGATGATACACCCACACCTAAGTATCATGAGATTCTACTGAGGTCTGCAATTCCTAAGTTAGAAGATGGTTCTCATCAATCCAAAAATGCAGTTAAAACCCCATCTAACTTAGTCATCGACCCTATAGTTAATGTAA includes:
- the TBLA0F03500 gene encoding uncharacterized protein (similar to Saccharomyces cerevisiae PES4 (YFR023W) and MIP6 (YHR015W); ancestral locus Anc_1.357), coding for MFDPNEKKKYFSSKKNKNNGEEEILKNIPFNVNSGRNNSYQSNFEHLNNDTFNVEPFTNQINSQDFKNGFNYSQKFSKFDNDSSHKRKNYEYFKNNYKTENPNSFILEDIYEKTDYLIGQNLNENNWIDSNNWHSTKIKNKLLKNGTLTSVPHNFSSSNTNTLSSSYSNTNSDNTGINSKYTLDTNTHSKTDSDSNSNSNTLSIGSFDNFVKIDNKNIDNSNNVIKMKNITNFEKCTALFIKNLDSIITEKDLNTYFKKYVSFVSSKLCKDSKTQNSLGYGYLNFKDNFEIEKIIDENCYKKNIFNNKKEIIIMPSIRDKTSLQNFGTNVFFKNLPTENPLLTTRFFYDYFKKFGKIISCKIEFEKKIGFIFFKKETDAKNAIEQSNGQKFLNDVIYCNIHFNKIIRNLKFEQNIVKNPVPNEIRHNLTIEPKLTPIKNTIHISNLPNYILKKDILRFMPKSVDKKDIIVKTQDKTTNLREVFIKFNDLNDSTVTFGKLKDCEFEGKTLTVDLISFPKTLEKLANASSPAKLRVYLENLSVVCNPEFLKYLTVQEKIDVKDIIITSYIQDPLTFFGYISCKESKDALKLYKFLKGRLVGGSIINTSWESHEPLNAIKIEVNKDENISEIKTSTNSEAKASEENSNVLKRPMDPTNVKVYPDYIICLKKFSPPKIPYYSEFKTRRQIIDQLKKKIREKIEFIKFPFATREENLTCIAEFIFDIYWNGDGKNILLFLNQVKYIPQTRQLFLQQIEEAASVLGFGRT
- the TBLA0F03510 gene encoding uncharacterized protein, whose product is MEILLCHHLHLMYLLNSEITTVRRITTQQLLMNVIKPSKKYKVNEALQSLTPLGKNDNNFERWNNSIEELIEFIPIVKIVLENQKPSPRFKDTKLIRKILERKVKEALMRTVEEDEYVKKSVENKSCIEKVQWIRDRNANNSMKIKAEDFSSTYKLINGEEKCEDLSKCYERTMLQIEATFGSKPQYILPVIILNGILRFKDSIGKLPLSSEQIKKLFIEEANTDTIENSKFSEEMANRITPYIQILNKFSNDQINFTLDTQTYRESVHPSE
- the TBLA0F03520 gene encoding uncharacterized protein produces the protein MQDEANYWMILNNQTQTSIGANLSNNLYICTLPIMIDYCFTAPTIPKYMDLEVFSAKVNRYSNLGKFIANEDFVPTSDTAALLNRIN